One segment of Desulfosudis oleivorans Hxd3 DNA contains the following:
- a CDS encoding MlaD family protein has protein sequence MKRSHAISIWTATMLAVMTLCTGWFWSGKAVSVRFDQVHGLKDGDRVLSEGTAIGNVTDVDYQDNGRFLVSLRIDKQFGDRVTEYASFSIVRDPEDNSRMAVDMILERPGGAVLPGGAVVEGVPRSRALLDRLVSAMNENFSQMSRHLEDVLKELKKLPENERIKELGKELERLADEAARAGEETRNHIQQEILPKLKEEVDRLKKGLEKQDRQEEVKPLEDEITRIEKI, from the coding sequence ATGAAACGATCGCATGCCATATCCATATGGACGGCCACGATGCTGGCGGTCATGACCCTGTGCACGGGATGGTTCTGGAGCGGCAAGGCCGTGTCCGTCCGGTTTGACCAGGTCCATGGATTGAAAGACGGCGACAGGGTTCTGTCTGAAGGCACGGCCATCGGCAACGTGACCGATGTTGATTACCAGGACAACGGGCGTTTCCTGGTCTCCCTGCGGATCGATAAACAGTTCGGGGACCGGGTGACCGAGTATGCCAGTTTTTCCATTGTTCGCGACCCCGAAGACAACAGCCGCATGGCTGTGGACATGATCCTGGAACGCCCCGGCGGCGCGGTGCTGCCGGGCGGGGCCGTGGTGGAGGGGGTTCCTCGCTCACGGGCGCTTTTAGACAGGCTGGTGTCCGCCATGAATGAAAATTTTTCGCAGATGTCCCGTCATTTGGAGGACGTCCTGAAAGAGTTAAAAAAACTTCCCGAAAACGAAAGAATTAAAGAGCTTGGCAAAGAACTGGAACGGCTGGCCGATGAAGCGGCCAGGGCCGGCGAAGAGACGCGCAACCACATCCAGCAGGAAATTTTGCCGAAATTAAAAGAAGAGGTGGACCGGCTGAAAAAAGGGCTTGAAAAACAGGACCGCCAGGAGGAGGTAAAACCCCTGGAGGATGAGATCACACGGATTGAAAAAATCTGA
- a CDS encoding flagellar brake protein — protein MAEGELLTGQEAREILRDLRKNSTILQMHLKGTHFKKLTVVTAIQPKPGRPLLYVDHPPGFAKAAEGVDNWEIAFTFTGAHGIPYSFTTFGGFFREEDNTIAVEAPEAVERKQRRKHLRVKPPVGTVTTAIIDGEGYDIQIVNISLGGALVMFSSPAIKEDVVKRGQEVKDITIDLFPGKAGKEPVKVDRAVIRRVITEHVTSKQHYGLMFIDMAQNETLRLKDYIYVNQRLMLRKALIPS, from the coding sequence ATGGCGGAAGGTGAACTGCTGACAGGCCAGGAAGCGAGGGAGATTCTCAGGGACCTGAGGAAGAACAGCACCATTCTCCAGATGCACCTGAAAGGCACCCATTTCAAGAAATTGACCGTTGTTACGGCTATTCAGCCAAAACCCGGCCGGCCCCTTCTTTATGTGGATCACCCGCCCGGGTTTGCCAAGGCGGCAGAAGGCGTCGATAACTGGGAAATCGCTTTTACCTTCACCGGCGCCCACGGCATTCCATACAGTTTTACCACATTTGGCGGCTTTTTCAGGGAAGAAGACAACACGATTGCGGTGGAGGCACCGGAGGCGGTTGAACGCAAACAGCGGCGCAAGCACCTGCGGGTCAAGCCGCCGGTGGGGACCGTAACAACCGCTATTATTGACGGCGAGGGATATGATATCCAGATTGTGAATATCAGCCTGGGCGGGGCACTGGTGATGTTCTCCAGCCCCGCCATAAAAGAAGACGTGGTCAAGCGGGGCCAGGAAGTAAAGGATATCACCATCGACCTGTTTCCCGGTAAAGCGGGCAAGGAACCGGTCAAGGTGGACCGGGCCGTGATTCGGCGAGTGATCACCGAGCATGTGACCAGCAAACAGCATTACGGCCTGATGTTTATCGACATGGCACAGAACGAGACCCTGCGGTTGAAGGATTACATCTATGTCAACCAGCGGCTGATGCTGCGCAAGGCACTTATTCCCTCCTGA
- a CDS encoding alpha/beta fold hydrolase: MAVFESNNASIYYEDTGAGAPVIAVHGLIENTAYWSLPGVTARLAGHYRVIAMDMRGHGRTVTTGDNPGYDADTVAGDIEALADYLGLDRFYLLTHSTGGFAGARWAMEHSDRLAGLVLTDTTSATCPFPGTPEERVIFFEKFAASFERQTWEEVIAYAKRKPFPFFRGIAEHPDNGAMWDMALEIIRRGDRNRIAAFVRSFYQDPDMKVEGLRQIRCPVLVLVGEKDDLFIEPGRVMAEAIPTCRHVVLEGVGHMTAIEAPDRLARELLDFLAACPG; encoded by the coding sequence ATGGCCGTATTTGAAAGCAACAACGCTTCGATTTATTATGAAGATACCGGCGCCGGTGCCCCGGTGATCGCGGTACACGGGCTGATTGAAAACACGGCTTACTGGAGCCTTCCCGGTGTTACGGCCCGGCTGGCCGGACATTACCGGGTGATTGCCATGGACATGCGGGGCCACGGGCGCACCGTCACCACGGGGGATAATCCCGGCTATGACGCTGACACCGTGGCCGGGGACATCGAGGCACTGGCCGATTACCTCGGCCTGGACCGGTTTTATCTTTTGACCCACTCCACCGGTGGTTTTGCCGGGGCCCGGTGGGCCATGGAACACAGCGACCGTCTGGCCGGTCTGGTGCTCACCGACACCACGTCAGCCACCTGTCCTTTTCCCGGCACCCCGGAAGAACGCGTGATCTTTTTTGAAAAGTTTGCCGCAAGCTTTGAGCGCCAGACCTGGGAAGAGGTGATCGCGTACGCAAAGAGAAAGCCTTTCCCCTTTTTCCGGGGCATTGCCGAACACCCGGACAACGGAGCCATGTGGGACATGGCCCTGGAGATTATTCGGCGGGGGGACAGGAATCGGATTGCCGCGTTTGTGCGCTCTTTTTACCAGGACCCGGACATGAAGGTGGAGGGGTTGCGGCAAATTCGCTGCCCGGTTCTTGTTCTGGTGGGCGAAAAGGACGACCTCTTTATCGAACCCGGCCGCGTCATGGCCGAAGCCATACCGACCTGCCGGCACGTGGTGCTGGAAGGGGTGGGCCACATGACCGCCATCGAGGCCCCGGACCGTCTGGCCCGTGAACTGCTGGACTTTCTGGCCGCCTGTCCCGGCTAA
- a CDS encoding glutamine--tRNA ligase/YqeY domain fusion protein, whose protein sequence is MSEKNTDFIRRIIDEDLAAGKYPDGLVTRFPPEPNGYLHVGHAKSICLNFGIAEAYANSVCNLRFDDTNPGKENVEYVDSIREDVKWLGFDPGDRVYFASDYFERLYAFAEQLIKDGKAYVCGLSADDIRRTRGTLTEPGTPSPDRNRPAEENLDLFRRMRAGEFADGTYILRAKIDMASPTLCLRDPAIYRIRHESHHRTGDKWCIYPMYDFAHPLSDAIEGVTHSLCTLEFANNRPLYDWFVEQLTDPPRPKQTEFARLNLTYTVLSKRKLSRLVSEGFVSGWDDPRMPTIAGIRRRGVPPGALRNFCDLIGIAKKESLVDVALLEYAVREQLNKTAPRRMAVIHPLKVVIENYPEGEGEEMTAVNNPEDPDAGTRMVPFSRELYIEADDFMEEPPKKFFRLAPGREVRLRYAYFIKCESVIKDASGNIVELRCTYDPATRGGDAPDGRKVKATLHWVSARHAVAAEVRLYDRLFLKENPSDDEGRDFTEFLNPDSLQPLFPCFLEPALTQAAPCRAFQFERLGYFCADAKDATPDRPVFNRTVTLRDTWARIQKQEQKG, encoded by the coding sequence ATGAGCGAAAAAAATACGGATTTCATTCGACGGATCATTGACGAGGACCTGGCCGCCGGCAAATATCCCGACGGTCTGGTCACCCGTTTTCCGCCGGAACCCAACGGGTATCTGCATGTCGGCCATGCCAAGTCCATCTGCCTCAATTTCGGCATTGCCGAAGCATATGCAAACAGCGTCTGCAACCTGCGGTTCGACGATACCAATCCCGGCAAGGAGAACGTGGAGTACGTGGACTCCATACGGGAAGATGTGAAATGGCTGGGGTTTGATCCCGGAGACCGGGTCTATTTTGCCTCCGACTATTTTGAGCGGCTCTACGCCTTTGCCGAACAGTTGATTAAAGACGGCAAGGCCTATGTGTGCGGCCTTTCCGCCGACGATATCCGCCGCACCCGGGGCACCTTGACCGAGCCGGGCACCCCAAGCCCGGATAGAAACCGGCCCGCCGAAGAGAACCTGGACCTTTTCCGGCGCATGCGGGCCGGTGAGTTTGCCGACGGCACTTACATCCTGCGGGCCAAGATCGACATGGCCTCGCCCACCCTCTGCCTGCGGGACCCGGCCATCTACCGCATCCGCCACGAGTCCCACCACCGCACCGGTGACAAATGGTGCATCTATCCCATGTATGATTTTGCCCATCCCCTGTCTGATGCCATCGAAGGGGTCACCCATTCCCTGTGCACTCTGGAGTTTGCCAACAACCGGCCCCTGTACGACTGGTTCGTGGAACAGCTCACCGATCCGCCCCGGCCCAAACAGACCGAATTTGCACGGCTCAACCTCACCTACACGGTGTTGAGCAAGCGCAAACTCTCCCGCCTGGTGTCCGAAGGCTTTGTTTCCGGCTGGGACGACCCGCGCATGCCCACCATTGCCGGCATCCGGCGCAGAGGAGTGCCGCCCGGGGCCCTGCGGAATTTTTGCGACCTGATCGGCATTGCCAAAAAAGAGAGCCTGGTGGACGTGGCCCTGTTAGAGTATGCCGTTCGGGAACAGCTCAACAAAACGGCCCCTCGCCGCATGGCCGTGATTCACCCCCTGAAAGTGGTTATCGAGAACTACCCGGAAGGAGAGGGCGAGGAGATGACCGCCGTCAATAACCCGGAAGACCCGGACGCCGGCACCCGCATGGTGCCGTTTTCCCGGGAACTCTACATTGAGGCCGACGATTTTATGGAAGAGCCGCCCAAGAAGTTTTTCCGCCTGGCGCCGGGCCGGGAGGTGCGGCTGCGCTACGCCTACTTTATAAAATGTGAAAGCGTGATCAAGGACGCCTCCGGCAACATCGTTGAGCTGCGCTGCACCTATGATCCGGCCACCCGGGGCGGGGACGCGCCGGACGGCCGCAAGGTCAAGGCCACCCTTCACTGGGTGTCGGCCCGTCATGCCGTGGCCGCCGAGGTGCGCCTCTACGACCGGCTATTTCTAAAAGAAAACCCGTCTGATGACGAAGGCAGGGACTTTACCGAATTTTTAAATCCCGACAGCCTGCAACCCCTTTTCCCCTGCTTTCTGGAACCGGCCCTGACGCAGGCCGCGCCCTGCCGGGCCTTCCAGTTTGAGCGCCTGGGCTATTTCTGCGCGGACGCAAAAGATGCCACGCCCGACCGCCCGGTGTTCAACCGCACCGTCACGCTTCGGGACACCTGGGCCAGAATCCAGAAGCAGGAACAAAAGGGATAG
- the coaBC gene encoding bifunctional phosphopantothenoylcysteine decarboxylase/phosphopantothenate--cysteine ligase CoaBC, whose translation MEINGKQIVLGVCGGIAAYKSVELLRLLVKQGARVRVIMTENVRYFVGPLTFEALSGEPVCTSLFDDREDGSIRHIEWARQADAVIVAPATANILGKLAGGIADDALSTFMLAVTSPRMLCPSMNSAMYENRAVQRNLDTLEQDGYVIVEPGTGELACGTSGVGRMPEPAILFDRLCAMLSPKDLTGRKVLVTAGPTCEAIDPVRFISNRSSGKMGYALAAAAEYRGAEVVLVSGPTNLAPPVNVETVAVESADQMAQAVFSRMADTDIIVKVAAVGDYRVETPADRKIKKSGQAGLPLALVENIDILKEVGARKKAGQVVVGFAAETHDLAANARAKLAAKKVDLLVANPVAGDETAFGADTNQATLFYKDGTEEQLPRMDKAKLAHAILDRVAKLAVK comes from the coding sequence ATGGAAATAAACGGCAAACAGATCGTGCTGGGAGTGTGCGGCGGCATCGCGGCTTACAAAAGCGTGGAACTGCTGCGCCTGCTGGTCAAGCAGGGGGCCCGGGTCCGGGTGATCATGACCGAAAATGTCCGCTATTTTGTGGGGCCGCTTACCTTTGAGGCCCTTTCCGGCGAACCGGTCTGCACCAGCCTGTTTGACGACAGGGAGGACGGCTCCATTCGTCACATCGAGTGGGCCCGGCAGGCCGACGCCGTGATCGTTGCCCCGGCCACGGCCAACATTCTCGGTAAATTGGCCGGCGGCATCGCCGACGACGCGCTGTCCACCTTCATGCTGGCCGTAACATCCCCCCGCATGCTCTGCCCCTCCATGAACTCGGCCATGTACGAAAACCGGGCTGTTCAGCGGAACCTGGACACACTTGAGCAGGACGGGTACGTGATTGTGGAGCCCGGCACCGGCGAGCTGGCCTGCGGTACTTCGGGCGTGGGCCGCATGCCCGAGCCGGCGATTCTTTTTGACCGACTGTGCGCCATGCTCTCGCCAAAGGATTTGACCGGCAGAAAGGTGCTGGTTACCGCCGGACCTACCTGTGAAGCCATCGACCCGGTGCGGTTTATCAGCAACCGCTCTTCCGGCAAAATGGGCTATGCCCTGGCAGCGGCGGCCGAGTACCGGGGCGCCGAGGTGGTTCTGGTTTCCGGGCCCACGAATCTTGCGCCGCCGGTCAACGTTGAGACCGTGGCCGTGGAAAGCGCGGACCAGATGGCCCAGGCCGTGTTTTCCCGCATGGCGGATACCGACATCATCGTGAAGGTCGCGGCCGTGGGCGACTACCGGGTGGAGACGCCTGCCGACCGCAAGATCAAAAAAAGCGGGCAGGCCGGGTTGCCCCTGGCCCTGGTGGAGAATATCGATATTCTAAAAGAGGTCGGAGCCCGTAAAAAAGCGGGCCAGGTGGTGGTGGGGTTTGCCGCGGAAACCCACGATCTGGCGGCCAATGCCAGGGCCAAGCTGGCCGCCAAAAAGGTGGACCTGCTGGTGGCCAACCCCGTGGCCGGTGATGAAACCGCCTTTGGCGCCGACACCAACCAGGCGACCCTTTTCTACAAAGACGGAACCGAAGAACAGCTCCCCCGCATGGACAAGGCCAAGCTGGCCCACGCTATCTTAGACCGTGTGGCAAAGCTGGCGGTAAAATAA
- a CDS encoding gamma carbonic anhydrase family protein, with translation MPLYELNKIKPSIGAGTWIAPSAQVIGNVTIGRDCFIGFGAVIRGDFGPIIIGNESLVEDNAVIHTATRTEIGNRVIIGHMAMIHDAIIRDGSLIGMKSMICEGAEIGEGAIVAEQSLVKKGQKIASGKIYAGNPAEFKKEATDHHRKMLDMGIQAYIELTRLYHSTLKPVDP, from the coding sequence ATGCCCTTATACGAACTCAATAAGATAAAACCATCCATCGGCGCCGGCACATGGATCGCGCCTTCCGCCCAAGTCATAGGGAACGTGACGATTGGACGAGACTGTTTCATCGGGTTCGGCGCGGTCATTCGGGGAGATTTTGGACCCATCATTATCGGCAATGAATCTTTGGTTGAGGATAACGCCGTCATTCACACGGCCACGCGCACTGAAATCGGGAATCGTGTCATTATCGGCCACATGGCCATGATCCATGACGCGATCATCAGGGACGGTTCCCTGATCGGCATGAAATCCATGATTTGTGAAGGCGCGGAAATCGGCGAGGGGGCCATTGTCGCCGAGCAAAGCCTGGTGAAAAAAGGACAAAAGATTGCTTCCGGTAAAATCTATGCCGGGAATCCGGCTGAATTTAAAAAGGAGGCCACGGATCATCACCGGAAAATGCTTGATATGGGAATTCAGGCATACATCGAATTAACCCGGCTTTATCACAGCACCCTGAAGCCGGTTGATCCATAA
- a CDS encoding MerR family transcriptional regulator, producing MRIKDLEEKSGVPRTSIHFYLRQGLLHPPRKTGRTMAYYDDSHVQRLKEISRLKQGTRVPIALLKEHLNSAGMMSAGAPEPFDARKTVTTTKEKEHKRQEIIKEAIRIFSQKGYHQTKIADITGSLKISTGTFYLYYQNKRELFIEVVDSVFRNIVGEASVAIKEETDFIKRLKIRGRVFYENYTKYSEILNQLRAELASEEQWPAEKIKKIYHGLTQPVIREIETAIKDGIIREIDPDLAAYGLTGLIEIMSLRLSLDNKYNLENIMDFITDLTMERLLPTGKKRKR from the coding sequence ATGCGGATCAAGGATCTGGAAGAAAAATCGGGCGTGCCCCGCACCTCCATTCATTTTTATCTGCGGCAGGGGCTGTTGCATCCACCCCGTAAAACCGGGCGCACCATGGCCTATTATGATGACAGCCATGTACAGCGATTGAAAGAGATCAGCCGCTTAAAACAAGGGACACGGGTTCCCATCGCGCTGCTTAAGGAGCATCTGAATTCCGCCGGCATGATGTCGGCGGGGGCGCCTGAACCATTTGACGCGCGAAAAACCGTCACCACCACAAAGGAAAAAGAACACAAGCGCCAGGAGATTATCAAAGAAGCCATACGGATATTCAGCCAGAAGGGATACCATCAAACCAAAATCGCCGACATCACCGGTTCTCTGAAAATTTCCACCGGCACTTTTTACCTTTATTATCAAAACAAGCGGGAGTTGTTTATCGAAGTGGTTGACAGCGTCTTCCGTAATATTGTCGGTGAAGCTTCGGTTGCCATCAAGGAGGAGACTGATTTCATCAAACGCCTGAAGATCAGGGGGCGGGTTTTTTATGAAAACTACACCAAATACAGTGAAATTTTAAACCAGCTGAGGGCCGAGCTGGCCAGCGAAGAGCAGTGGCCGGCGGAGAAAATCAAAAAAATCTATCATGGCTTGACCCAGCCCGTGATCCGGGAGATCGAAACCGCCATCAAGGACGGAATCATCCGCGAAATTGATCCGGATCTGGCGGCCTACGGGTTGACGGGACTGATTGAAATCATGTCCCTGCGGCTTTCCCTGGACAACAAGTACAACCTGGAAAATATCATGGATTTTATTACCGACCTGACCATGGAGCGGCTGTTACCAACCGGTAAAAAACGCAAAAGGTGA
- a CDS encoding mercuric reductase, protein MSHNGYLDRESLDAHDKRWLSRVRPEGWTNPNPALMYNLVVIGAGTAGLVTAAGAAGLGARVALVEQNLMGGDCLNTGCVPSKSLIRSARLAHEMRHVAGLGLSGGANVSQADFATVMERLRRIRANISVNDAATRFRDDLGVDLFFGQGVFAGHNAVSVSGDILRFKKAVIATGAGPFVPPLPGLARSGYLTSDTVFSLTRRPMHLVVIGGGPIGCELAQAFARLGTYVTLVEGGGTLLPNEDKDTARLIQDKFTQEGMTIFLNAMVTRVDDRMGEKVVTLNVGSVEQKVTADAVLVAVGRAPNVEGMGLSTAGVDYTPHGIIVNERLQTTNPCVYAAGDCCMTYKFTHVADATARIVIGNALFGGRARATDLNVPWCTYTDPEVAHIGLYERDAQRQGIRVDTLSVPMSEVDRAVTEGHTDGFVRIHLKKGTDRILGATIVGSRAGEMIGQVAVAMAGNVGLKKIAGTIFPYPTYGEAVRKAADAYNRGRLTPFVKRLLNAWMKWRLK, encoded by the coding sequence ATGTCTCACAATGGTTATCTGGACCGCGAATCGCTGGATGCCCACGACAAGCGGTGGCTCTCCAGGGTGCGGCCGGAGGGGTGGACAAACCCGAATCCGGCCCTCATGTATAATCTGGTGGTCATTGGCGCGGGCACTGCCGGCCTGGTGACCGCCGCGGGCGCCGCCGGGCTGGGGGCCAGGGTGGCCCTGGTTGAGCAGAACCTGATGGGCGGCGATTGCCTGAATACCGGATGCGTACCCTCCAAGAGCCTGATCCGGTCGGCCCGGCTGGCCCATGAGATGCGACATGTGGCCGGCCTGGGGTTGTCCGGGGGCGCCAACGTGTCCCAGGCCGATTTTGCCACGGTAATGGAACGGCTGCGCAGAATTCGCGCCAATATCAGCGTAAACGACGCGGCAACCCGGTTTCGGGACGATCTTGGGGTGGACCTGTTTTTCGGGCAGGGCGTGTTTGCCGGGCATAATGCCGTTTCCGTCAGCGGTGATATTCTGCGGTTTAAAAAAGCGGTTATCGCCACCGGCGCCGGACCCTTTGTGCCGCCACTCCCCGGCCTTGCCCGGTCCGGCTATCTGACCAGTGATACCGTTTTTTCACTGACCCGGCGCCCCATGCACCTGGTGGTTATCGGCGGCGGCCCCATCGGCTGCGAACTGGCCCAGGCGTTTGCGCGGCTGGGAACATACGTGACCCTGGTCGAGGGCGGTGGTACGCTTCTCCCCAATGAAGACAAGGACACCGCCCGGCTGATACAGGATAAATTTACTCAGGAAGGCATGACTATTTTTCTAAATGCCATGGTGACCCGGGTGGACGACCGCATGGGGGAGAAGGTGGTGACCCTCAACGTCGGCAGCGTGGAACAGAAGGTGACGGCGGACGCGGTTCTGGTGGCGGTGGGCCGGGCCCCCAATGTGGAGGGCATGGGCCTTTCCACCGCCGGAGTGGACTATACGCCCCATGGGATTATCGTCAACGAGCGGTTGCAGACCACCAACCCCTGCGTCTATGCCGCCGGCGACTGCTGCATGACTTACAAGTTTACCCATGTGGCCGATGCCACGGCCCGTATCGTAATCGGCAACGCGCTGTTCGGGGGCAGGGCCAGGGCCACCGATCTGAACGTGCCGTGGTGTACCTATACCGATCCGGAAGTCGCCCACATCGGCCTGTATGAAAGGGATGCCCAGCGGCAGGGTATTCGGGTGGATACCCTGTCCGTTCCCATGAGCGAGGTGGACCGTGCCGTGACCGAGGGCCACACCGACGGGTTTGTGCGGATTCACCTGAAAAAAGGCACGGACCGGATTCTGGGCGCCACCATCGTGGGCAGCCGGGCCGGAGAGATGATCGGACAGGTGGCGGTGGCCATGGCCGGCAACGTGGGATTGAAAAAAATCGCCGGCACCATTTTCCCCTATCCCACCTATGGCGAGGCGGTTCGCAAGGCGGCGGATGCGTATAACCGCGGGCGGCTGACGCCGTTTGTCAAGCGACTCCTGAACGCGTGGATGAAGTGGCGGCTGAAGTAA
- the larE gene encoding ATP-dependent sacrificial sulfur transferase LarE → MTIEEKKQQLAALLKDHAPLGVAFSGGADSAFLLAMANHVLQDRAVALTSVGPMHAARERAAAVRMAETIGIRHILLETGRMTAESFVQNPPDRCYACKKIIWAELRKAAENMDILHLADGVSTDDLNEHRPGLAAGAEAGVISPLAMAGFSKAEIREASRQMNLFTWNKPAGTCLATRIPYGTRITPEILAMIEQAEDVLITAGYAPCRVRYHGGTARIEVAPEAVASLATAVMRKPVTEQLKQIGFSHVSLDLAGYRSGSMDV, encoded by the coding sequence GTGACAATTGAAGAAAAAAAACAGCAACTGGCGGCCCTTCTCAAGGATCACGCACCCCTGGGCGTGGCTTTTTCCGGCGGCGCGGACAGCGCCTTTCTACTGGCCATGGCAAACCATGTGTTACAGGACAGGGCCGTGGCCCTGACCTCCGTGGGGCCGATGCACGCGGCCCGGGAACGGGCAGCGGCGGTCCGCATGGCCGAAACGATCGGCATTCGACACATTCTGTTGGAAACCGGCCGCATGACCGCCGAATCATTCGTCCAAAACCCGCCGGACCGCTGTTATGCGTGCAAAAAAATAATCTGGGCCGAGCTTCGAAAAGCCGCTGAAAATATGGACATCCTCCATCTGGCCGACGGGGTGAGCACTGATGACCTGAACGAGCACCGGCCCGGCCTGGCTGCCGGCGCCGAGGCCGGCGTGATATCCCCCCTTGCCATGGCCGGTTTTTCCAAGGCTGAAATACGGGAGGCCTCCCGCCAGATGAACCTGTTCACATGGAACAAACCGGCCGGCACCTGCCTTGCGACCCGCATACCTTATGGCACGCGTATCACGCCCGAAATTCTTGCCATGATTGAGCAGGCCGAAGATGTGCTGATTACCGCCGGGTATGCCCCCTGCCGGGTCCGGTACCACGGCGGCACAGCCCGCATTGAGGTGGCGCCGGAAGCCGTTGCATCCCTGGCCACCGCGGTCATGCGGAAGCCCGTGACGGAGCAGCTCAAACAAATCGGCTTTTCCCATGTCTCTCTTGATCTTGCCGGCTACCGCTCCGGCAGCATGGATGTATGA
- a CDS encoding nitroreductase family protein — protein MRIERLTDRCNNCMLCVEECIAGVWREVNGVPEPVFPLACNLCSHCVAVCPRQAIVHSRLDQGQVDRVRRKLLDAETYREITVTRRSIRRYKDLPVPRQAIEKVLDLARFSPTASNSQHLSYIVITDRAIIQKAADRVFAMGVKAYRWATSRPGKMVLGLLKKNKKIASLQRYMAAMDYYIEQSAAGRDYILHNAPVLILVCAPRGADFAVDNCNIAGTNIINYAHTLGLGTCYIGFLTLLLRRGKKLRALLRVPENRQVGVSLVMGYPAYRHSFAPARKNPCVTWV, from the coding sequence ATGAGAATTGAACGATTAACGGACCGGTGCAATAACTGCATGCTGTGTGTTGAAGAGTGCATTGCCGGTGTGTGGCGCGAGGTCAACGGCGTGCCCGAGCCGGTGTTTCCCCTGGCGTGCAACCTGTGCAGCCACTGTGTGGCGGTTTGTCCCCGGCAGGCCATTGTTCACTCCCGCCTGGACCAGGGCCAGGTGGACAGGGTGCGACGAAAGCTTTTGGACGCGGAAACCTACAGGGAGATCACGGTCACTCGGCGCAGCATCCGGCGCTACAAGGATTTGCCGGTGCCCCGCCAGGCCATCGAGAAGGTGCTTGATCTGGCCCGGTTCTCCCCCACGGCCAGCAACTCTCAGCACCTGAGCTATATCGTGATCACCGATCGCGCGATCATTCAAAAGGCCGCGGACCGTGTGTTTGCCATGGGTGTCAAAGCCTACCGATGGGCCACCTCCCGGCCCGGGAAAATGGTTCTCGGACTGTTGAAAAAGAACAAAAAAATAGCTTCGCTGCAGCGCTATATGGCTGCCATGGATTATTACATCGAACAGTCCGCCGCGGGCCGGGACTATATTCTTCACAACGCGCCGGTGCTTATCCTTGTGTGCGCGCCCAGGGGGGCAGATTTTGCCGTGGACAACTGCAACATCGCGGGTACCAATATCATCAACTATGCCCACACGCTTGGCCTTGGCACCTGCTATATCGGTTTTCTCACCCTGCTGCTGCGGCGCGGTAAAAAGCTTCGTGCCCTGCTGCGGGTTCCCGAGAACCGGCAGGTGGGGGTCAGTCTGGTCATGGGATACCCGGCCTATCGCCATTCGTTTGCGCCGGCTCGAAAAAACCCTTGCGTAACATGGGTTTAG